The Hyphomonadaceae bacterium ML37 genome includes a region encoding these proteins:
- a CDS encoding ABC transporter ATP-binding protein, with protein sequence MSAPPLIEVRGLVTRFGKTVVHDGLDLEVRRGEVLGIVGGSGSGKSVLLNSILGLLVPAEGEIYFDGKARSAFSSQDQLALERRWGVLFQYGALFSALSVRENVMAPMREHLSMSRALMEELADLKISLADLKPEAAAKLPSELSGGMRKRAALARSLALDPDILFLDEPTAGLDPIAAGNFDTLIKQLSQTLDLTVVMITHDLDTLHAICDRVAVIAEKRVVANAPLAELTQNPHPWIQEYFGGPRGRAALRTGAGE encoded by the coding sequence ATGAGCGCGCCGCCCCTCATCGAAGTGCGCGGCCTGGTAACCCGGTTTGGAAAGACCGTGGTCCATGACGGGCTGGACCTGGAGGTCCGGCGCGGCGAGGTGCTGGGCATTGTCGGCGGCTCGGGCTCGGGCAAGTCGGTGCTGCTCAACTCCATCCTCGGCCTGCTCGTCCCGGCCGAGGGCGAGATTTACTTTGATGGCAAGGCCCGCTCGGCATTCTCCTCACAGGACCAGCTGGCGCTGGAGCGCCGCTGGGGCGTGCTGTTCCAGTACGGCGCGCTGTTCTCGGCGCTGAGCGTGCGCGAGAACGTCATGGCGCCCATGCGCGAGCACCTGTCCATGAGCCGCGCGCTCATGGAGGAGCTGGCCGATCTCAAGATTTCGCTGGCCGATCTGAAGCCGGAGGCGGCGGCCAAGCTGCCCTCGGAGCTGTCGGGCGGGATGCGCAAGCGCGCGGCGCTGGCGCGTTCGCTGGCGCTGGACCCCGATATTCTCTTCCTGGACGAGCCAACAGCGGGTCTGGACCCCATCGCGGCTGGTAATTTCGACACATTGATCAAGCAATTGTCACAGACGCTGGACCTCACCGTGGTGATGATCACGCACGATCTTGATACGCTGCACGCGATTTGCGACCGGGTCGCGGTGATTGCGGAAAAGCGCGTGGTGGCCAACGCGCCGCTGGCGGAGCTGACCCAGAACCCGCACCCGTGGATCCAGGAATATTTCGGCGGACCGCGCGGGCGGGCTGCGCTGCGCACAGGCGCGGGAGAATGA
- a CDS encoding ABC transporter permease codes for MSAETIKPGSASLSTRLEAGRLILEPRGDWVVQSIARQDAPLRKLEAESDPGSLAIDVTGLGRIDTAGAYLLGRTLGSCPETDDDAAYIGEHPTARRLIAEMRTRNVRCDPEPDIDRSLIAIMARIGAGTHGVWRETVESFAFFGRTVLTALVVAPIPTRWRVTSMVALMESVGVNALPIIAVLSLFIGAVVAFMGANLLEVFGFSIFTVDLVGIAVLREFAVLITAILLAGRSASAFTASIGSMKMQQEVDAMKVMGLDPYEVLVLPRLVACVVMAPLLTLAAMLSGLFGGMLVSWASLDISPAQFIVRLQDSVPIQHLFVGLSKAPVFGLIIAIIGCRHGLKVGGDVESLGSSVTTAVVQAIFAVILIDALFAMLYLELDI; via the coding sequence ATGAGCGCCGAAACGATCAAGCCGGGCAGCGCGAGCCTGTCGACGCGCCTGGAGGCCGGACGCCTGATCCTGGAGCCGCGCGGCGACTGGGTGGTGCAGTCTATCGCCCGGCAGGATGCGCCCCTTCGCAAGCTCGAAGCCGAGAGCGATCCGGGCAGCCTGGCCATTGATGTCACAGGTCTTGGACGCATCGACACGGCGGGCGCCTATCTTCTGGGCCGCACCCTCGGCTCGTGCCCGGAGACGGACGATGACGCCGCTTATATCGGCGAACATCCCACCGCCCGGCGCCTCATCGCCGAGATGCGCACCCGCAATGTGCGCTGCGATCCCGAACCCGATATCGACCGCTCTCTCATCGCGATCATGGCGCGCATCGGCGCGGGGACCCATGGCGTCTGGCGCGAGACCGTGGAGAGTTTCGCGTTTTTCGGGCGCACGGTGCTGACCGCGCTGGTGGTGGCGCCGATCCCGACGCGCTGGCGTGTGACATCCATGGTGGCGCTGATGGAATCGGTGGGCGTCAACGCCTTGCCGATCATCGCCGTCCTGTCCCTGTTCATCGGCGCTGTGGTCGCCTTCATGGGCGCCAACCTGCTTGAAGTGTTCGGCTTTTCGATCTTCACGGTCGACCTGGTGGGCATCGCCGTGCTGCGCGAGTTCGCCGTGCTGATCACGGCGATCCTGCTGGCGGGCCGGTCGGCCTCGGCCTTCACGGCGTCCATCGGGTCGATGAAAATGCAGCAGGAAGTCGACGCCATGAAGGTCATGGGGCTCGACCCGTATGAAGTGCTGGTCCTGCCCCGGCTGGTGGCCTGCGTGGTGATGGCGCCGCTTCTGACCCTGGCGGCGATGCTCAGCGGGCTGTTTGGCGGCATGCTGGTCAGCTGGGCGTCGCTGGACATCTCGCCGGCCCAGTTCATCGTGCGCCTGCAGGACTCAGTCCCGATCCAGCACCTGTTCGTGGGCCTGTCCAAGGCGCCGGTCTTCGGCCTGATCATCGCCATCATCGGCTGCCGCCACGGCCTGAAAGTGGGCGGCGACGTGGAGAGCCTGGGCTCGTCAGTGACCACGGCGGTGGTGCAGGCGATCTTTGCCGTGATCCTCATCGATGCGCTGTTCGCCATGCTCTATCTGGAGCTGGACATATGA
- a CDS encoding MFS transporter, translating to MIPRLFPLPRPARFALFYSAFYIGFGAYLPYMPVWFEARGLSPEMIGAAGAAAMAGRVLAAPLGAYLADRAPRRRMAVAAFSIAALLIFLAHIPAHEPWLIVALAGLAGGAYTGINPIIDAFAMGESRRRRFAFGPPRAIGSGAFILGNVGCGALISLLGGEAALYWTLAGAALAVLASFWLPEGRRAPAPPAGVPRPGVRAALVAGGMPLAFAASALIQGAHGFYYTFSAVAWQAQGIAPAWIGALWATGVGAEIVFFTLSARYMARFPPAVLIALGGAAAILRWGLLSLSPPLAALFALQGLHALSFGATYLGFLRYASDHVSDRFAATAQAVNSALSGGLVLAAASFASGFAYAAFGAGGFAMMAIPAGLGLACAIMLANRGRSRP from the coding sequence ATGATACCGCGCCTTTTCCCCCTGCCGCGCCCGGCGCGTTTTGCGTTGTTCTACAGCGCCTTCTATATCGGCTTTGGCGCCTATCTGCCTTACATGCCGGTCTGGTTCGAGGCGCGGGGCTTAAGCCCTGAAATGATTGGCGCGGCGGGCGCGGCGGCCATGGCGGGGCGGGTGCTGGCGGCGCCGCTGGGGGCGTATCTGGCCGACCGCGCGCCGCGCCGGCGCATGGCGGTGGCGGCGTTCTCGATTGCAGCCCTGCTGATCTTCCTGGCGCATATCCCCGCCCATGAGCCCTGGCTTATCGTCGCGCTGGCAGGGCTGGCGGGCGGCGCTTATACCGGAATCAACCCGATCATCGACGCGTTCGCCATGGGCGAATCACGCCGGCGCCGGTTCGCGTTCGGCCCGCCGCGCGCCATCGGGTCCGGGGCGTTCATTCTGGGCAATGTGGGTTGCGGCGCGCTGATCTCCCTGCTCGGCGGGGAGGCGGCCCTGTACTGGACGCTGGCCGGGGCCGCACTGGCGGTGCTGGCGTCGTTCTGGCTGCCTGAAGGCCGGCGCGCCCCGGCGCCGCCGGCCGGCGTTCCGCGCCCGGGCGTGCGCGCCGCGCTGGTGGCGGGCGGCATGCCGCTGGCCTTTGCGGCCTCGGCGCTGATCCAGGGCGCGCACGGGTTCTACTATACTTTCTCGGCGGTGGCCTGGCAGGCGCAGGGGATCGCCCCGGCCTGGATCGGGGCGCTGTGGGCCACCGGCGTGGGCGCGGAGATCGTCTTCTTCACCCTGTCGGCGCGTTATATGGCGCGCTTTCCGCCCGCCGTGCTGATCGCGCTAGGCGGCGCGGCGGCGATCCTGCGCTGGGGGTTATTGTCCCTGTCGCCGCCGCTCGCGGCGCTGTTCGCGTTGCAAGGCCTGCATGCGCTCAGCTTTGGTGCAACCTATCTGGGTTTCCTGCGTTATGCGTCTGATCACGTCTCCGACCGGTTCGCGGCGACGGCCCAGGCAGTCAACTCGGCCTTGTCGGGCGGGCTGGTTCTGGCCGCGGCCAGTTTTGCGTCCGGTTTCGCCTATGCGGCGTTCGGGGCGGGCGGGTTCGCCATGATGGCGATCCCGGCAGGCCTCGGCCTGGCCTGCGCCATAATGCTCGCAAATCGGGGGCGAAGCAGGCCATAA
- a CDS encoding glycosyltransferase family 4 protein: MLVTSYRSHPHVGGQGVYVRELTRALTREGCAVTVASGPPYPELDEGIALERLPSLDLFSVPNALMALRLRHLMSAADRHEWAAHNTGAFGEMTAFALRLEAFMAANAGRFDVIHDNQTLALPLARIARRTPVITTLHHPIAIDRDFAVAGAATRMGRILSARWHSFVEVQARAARKLEHFLCVSEASRAAYAQRCGVDPARIRVAHNGIDHATYYPDPAVVREGDSVVALASADVPIKGLDVLIGALDVLKQQGRPVRLTVIGQLREGPAKRALERAGLLDQVSFVSGLTREAIADLYRRCTVFVSASRFEGFGFPAAEAMACGAPVIVSDGGALPEVAGDAGVVTPAGESAALAEALGALLTDPERRARIGSACAARAATAFRWEDHARAAIDLYETALAAREGASLS, from the coding sequence GTGCTGGTTACGAGCTACCGCTCCCACCCCCATGTGGGCGGGCAGGGTGTTTATGTGCGCGAGCTGACACGGGCGCTGACGCGCGAGGGCTGCGCTGTGACCGTCGCCTCCGGCCCGCCTTATCCGGAGCTGGATGAGGGAATCGCGCTGGAGCGCCTGCCCTCCCTGGACCTGTTCAGCGTGCCCAACGCCCTGATGGCGCTGCGTTTGCGGCATCTCATGTCAGCGGCGGACCGGCATGAATGGGCGGCGCACAATACCGGCGCGTTTGGCGAGATGACCGCCTTCGCGCTGCGGCTGGAAGCCTTCATGGCGGCCAATGCCGGCCGGTTCGACGTGATCCACGACAACCAGACCCTGGCCCTGCCGCTGGCGCGCATCGCGCGGCGCACGCCGGTGATCACCACGCTCCACCATCCCATCGCCATTGATCGCGATTTCGCCGTCGCGGGCGCGGCGACGCGCATGGGCCGCATCCTGTCGGCTCGCTGGCATTCCTTTGTGGAGGTGCAGGCGCGCGCGGCGCGAAAACTGGAGCATTTCCTGTGTGTGTCAGAGGCGTCGCGTGCCGCCTATGCGCAGCGCTGCGGTGTGGATCCGGCGCGGATACGCGTCGCCCATAACGGCATTGATCACGCAACGTACTATCCCGATCCGGCGGTCGTCCGGGAGGGGGATAGCGTGGTCGCGCTTGCCTCTGCGGACGTGCCCATAAAGGGCCTCGACGTGCTCATCGGGGCGCTGGACGTGTTGAAGCAGCAGGGCAGACCCGTACGCCTCACCGTGATCGGCCAGTTGCGTGAAGGGCCAGCCAAACGCGCGCTCGAACGCGCCGGGCTGTTGGACCAGGTCAGCTTCGTCTCCGGCCTGACGCGCGAGGCCATCGCCGATCTCTACCGGCGCTGCACGGTGTTCGTCTCGGCGTCGCGTTTTGAAGGCTTTGGCTTTCCCGCCGCCGAGGCGATGGCCTGCGGCGCGCCGGTGATCGTGTCCGATGGCGGCGCCCTTCCCGAGGTGGCGGGCGATGCCGGTGTGGTGACGCCGGCGGGCGAGAGCGCGGCGCTGGCCGAAGCGCTGGGCGCGCTGCTGACCGATCCTGAACGCCGCGCGCGGATCGGCTCCGCCTGCGCCGCGCGCGCCGCCACGGCCTTCCGCTGGGAGGATCATGCGCGCGCCGCCATTGATCTCTACGAAACCGCCCTGGCCGCGCGCGAAGGCGCCTCTCTCTCATGA
- a CDS encoding class I SAM-dependent methyltransferase codes for MMVTLRLDALDLQDGQRVLDLGCGRGRHSHALYWHARALDVVMLDLSLEDLKGAVDGFFELPPPPQEPPRSAVWCVGDASRLPWPDASFDVVICSEVLEHLPDVDAALKEITRILKPGGRFALSVPRYWPEAICWRLSEGYSNTPGGHVRIFKDGDLKQQVEGRGLTAYKRHHAHALHSPYWWLRCAKWDRQEESRSVALYRRFLEWDLMKRPRLTRWLEAALNPVLGKSVAMYFRKEAA; via the coding sequence ATGATGGTCACGCTGCGCCTGGATGCGCTGGACCTGCAGGATGGTCAGCGTGTGCTCGATCTCGGCTGCGGGCGGGGACGCCATTCCCATGCGCTGTACTGGCATGCGCGCGCGCTGGACGTGGTGATGCTCGATCTGTCGCTGGAGGATCTCAAAGGCGCCGTCGATGGCTTCTTCGAACTGCCTCCGCCGCCGCAGGAGCCGCCGCGCAGCGCCGTGTGGTGCGTGGGCGACGCGTCCCGCCTGCCCTGGCCGGACGCCAGCTTTGACGTGGTGATCTGCTCAGAAGTGCTTGAGCACCTGCCTGATGTGGACGCAGCGCTCAAAGAAATCACCCGCATCCTGAAGCCCGGCGGCCGGTTTGCCTTGTCCGTCCCGCGCTACTGGCCCGAGGCGATCTGCTGGCGCCTGTCTGAAGGCTATAGCAACACGCCCGGCGGCCATGTGCGCATCTTCAAGGATGGCGACCTCAAACAGCAGGTCGAGGGGCGCGGCCTCACCGCCTACAAGCGCCACCACGCCCACGCTTTGCACAGCCCTTATTGGTGGCTGCGCTGCGCCAAATGGGACCGCCAGGAAGAGAGCCGCTCGGTGGCGCTCTATCGGCGCTTTCTGGAATGGGACCTGATGAAACGCCCCCGCCTGACCCGCTGGCTGGAAGCCGCGCTGAACCCCGTGCTGGGCAAATCCGTGGCGATGTATTTTCGCAAGGAGGCCGCATGA
- a CDS encoding class I SAM-dependent methyltransferase, with amino-acid sequence MALAIPGDRLDPQSIKGFLAPDEGGALYARALEAAAAAPGPLMEIGSWCGRSSVYLGRAARDTGRVLFAVDHHRGSEEHQPGEGYHDPDLFDAELGRVDTLPALRRSLALADLERWVIPMVGRSDVAGAAWSGPLAFVFIDGGHAMETALSDYRAWAGHVARGGLLAIHDVFPDPKDGGRPPYEIWKLAMASGLFEPAGRVNTLEFLRRV; translated from the coding sequence ATGGCCCTGGCGATACCGGGCGACCGGCTCGATCCGCAATCCATCAAGGGTTTTCTGGCGCCCGACGAAGGCGGGGCGCTGTATGCGCGTGCGCTGGAAGCCGCCGCCGCTGCGCCTGGGCCGCTCATGGAGATCGGCTCCTGGTGCGGGCGGTCCAGCGTGTATCTGGGCCGCGCCGCGCGCGATACGGGCCGGGTGCTGTTCGCTGTCGATCACCATCGCGGCTCGGAAGAGCACCAGCCCGGCGAGGGCTATCATGACCCGGACCTGTTCGACGCCGAGCTGGGCCGCGTGGACACGCTGCCCGCCTTGCGGCGCTCGCTGGCGCTGGCTGATCTCGAACGCTGGGTGATCCCTATGGTCGGCCGCTCGGATGTGGCAGGCGCGGCCTGGTCAGGCCCGCTGGCCTTTGTGTTCATCGATGGCGGGCATGCCATGGAGACGGCGCTCAGCGACTATCGCGCCTGGGCTGGCCATGTGGCGCGCGGCGGATTGCTGGCGATCCATGACGTGTTCCCGGACCCGAAAGATGGCGGGCGTCCGCCCTATGAAATCTGGAAGCTGGCCATGGCGTCCGGCCTGTTCGAGCCGGCGGGCCGGGTCAATACGCTCGAGTTTCTGCGCCGGGTTTGA
- the pip gene encoding prolyl aminopeptidase, which translates to MDTHRNTRRVGLYPPIDAARSGHLDVGEGHRVYYEECGRTDGLPVVALHGGPGGGAAPAMRRFFDPRLYRIIIFDQRGCGRSTPHGDVEANDTGRLIGDMEQLRAHLGVDRWVVFGGSWGATLALAYARACRDQVIALILRGVFACTRSEIDWFYRDGANRLFPDAWERLTARLTAAERGDVLKAYHRRLSRDAEARRDDAIEWARWESALISLHADPSAASPEPRRADALARMETHYFIHGGFLDYDGVLLDETDHLKDIPGIIVQGRYDMVTPAQTAWRLAKAWPGARLDIIPDAGHAAGEPGTIDALVRATDNMARRFA; encoded by the coding sequence ATGGATACGCATCGCAACACCAGACGTGTAGGCCTCTATCCCCCCATCGACGCGGCCCGCAGCGGCCATCTTGATGTCGGCGAGGGCCACCGGGTCTATTACGAAGAGTGCGGGCGCACCGACGGCCTGCCGGTTGTGGCCCTGCACGGCGGGCCCGGAGGCGGCGCGGCGCCGGCCATGCGCCGCTTCTTCGATCCGCGCCTCTACCGCATCATCATTTTCGATCAGCGCGGCTGCGGCCGCTCCACCCCCCATGGCGACGTGGAGGCCAATGACACCGGACGCCTCATTGGCGATATGGAGCAGCTGCGCGCCCATCTGGGCGTCGACCGGTGGGTGGTGTTCGGCGGGTCCTGGGGCGCGACGCTGGCGCTGGCCTATGCGCGCGCCTGCCGCGATCAGGTCATCGCCCTGATCCTGCGCGGCGTGTTCGCGTGCACGCGCAGCGAGATCGACTGGTTCTACCGCGACGGCGCCAACCGCCTGTTCCCCGACGCGTGGGAGCGGCTGACGGCCCGTCTGACCGCTGCCGAGCGCGGCGATGTGCTCAAGGCCTATCACCGCCGCCTGTCGCGCGATGCGGAGGCGCGCCGCGATGACGCCATTGAATGGGCGCGCTGGGAAAGCGCGCTGATCAGCCTGCACGCCGACCCGTCCGCCGCCTCGCCCGAACCGCGCCGCGCCGACGCGCTGGCTCGCATGGAGACCCATTACTTCATCCATGGCGGCTTCCTCGACTATGACGGCGTGCTGCTGGATGAAACCGATCACCTCAAGGACATCCCCGGCATCATCGTCCAGGGCCGCTATGACATGGTGACGCCCGCGCAGACCGCCTGGCGCCTCGCCAAGGCCTGGCCGGGGGCCCGGCTGGACATCATCCCCGACGCGGGCCACGCCGCGGGCGAGCCGGGCACGATCGACGCGCTGGTGCGCGCCACCGACAATATGGCGCGGCGTTTCGCCTGA
- a CDS encoding alkaline phosphatase, with product MIRFRYFAAAAAAAAAIALAPSAALAAEAPGARNVILMISDGAGFNGWLAADYYEGRAGTQSYQAARPDGTAPYVGASAHYALRLIGPDGSVLENNRIDAARGAEAQYYDPRDRWTRLEGAFDNDFGDVSIAYTSYTDSAAAGTALHTGRKTSPGRVNMTWDGMQRLQTIAHIAHEMGLATGAIATVQVSHATPASAWAQVDFRNQYAEIFQQMSDGRLDVMMGTGNPYFDANGRPVEEPNDRAFNFVGGRETWAALTSDEGLNGYILIRERAAFEQLAEGGGRLPQKLIGILPSTGSHQATRMDFPADPSTPSGMAFNPDMPDLATMSRAALNVLNQDPDGFFLMIEGGAVDWMGHANNMPRFIEEQMDFNAAVNAVIDWVETHSSWDDTLLIVTSDHETGGIWGEGTFEAASGLSQQITMDQEILNQTRFDPERDRFVEFRAVQDRGAGEIPGHQFASGNHTNDLVPLWALGAGSHLFGQFERHDAFAEALWGEPYGWDGNYVDNTAVFHVMNAVLANQARAAAQQAAE from the coding sequence ATGATCCGTTTTCGTTATTTCGCCGCCGCCGCCGCCGCCGCAGCCGCCATCGCGCTGGCGCCCTCCGCCGCCCTCGCCGCCGAGGCCCCGGGCGCGCGCAATGTCATCCTGATGATCTCCGACGGCGCCGGCTTCAATGGCTGGCTTGCCGCCGACTATTACGAAGGCCGCGCGGGGACTCAGAGCTATCAGGCCGCCCGTCCCGACGGCACGGCGCCCTATGTCGGCGCATCAGCGCACTACGCTCTGCGCCTGATCGGGCCGGACGGGTCGGTGCTCGAGAACAACCGCATTGATGCCGCACGAGGCGCCGAGGCCCAATACTATGATCCGCGCGATCGCTGGACCCGGCTGGAAGGCGCCTTCGACAATGATTTCGGCGACGTGTCCATCGCCTACACCTCCTATACCGACTCCGCGGCCGCCGGCACGGCGCTCCATACCGGGCGCAAGACCTCGCCCGGCCGGGTCAACATGACCTGGGACGGGATGCAGCGGCTGCAAACCATCGCGCATATCGCTCATGAGATGGGCCTGGCCACCGGCGCCATCGCGACGGTGCAGGTTTCCCACGCCACCCCGGCCTCGGCCTGGGCGCAAGTGGACTTTCGCAACCAGTACGCCGAGATTTTCCAGCAGATGTCTGACGGGCGCCTGGATGTGATGATGGGCACGGGCAATCCCTATTTCGACGCCAACGGACGCCCGGTCGAGGAACCCAATGACCGCGCCTTCAACTTTGTCGGCGGCCGAGAGACCTGGGCGGCGCTCACCAGCGACGAGGGGCTGAACGGCTATATCCTCATCCGCGAGCGCGCCGCGTTTGAACAGCTGGCCGAAGGCGGCGGGCGGCTTCCCCAAAAGCTCATCGGCATCCTGCCTTCCACCGGCTCGCATCAGGCCACCCGCATGGACTTCCCTGCCGACCCCTCCACCCCGTCGGGCATGGCGTTCAACCCCGACATGCCCGATCTCGCCACCATGAGCCGGGCGGCGCTCAATGTGCTCAATCAGGATCCGGACGGCTTCTTTCTCATGATCGAAGGCGGCGCGGTGGACTGGATGGGCCACGCCAACAACATGCCGCGCTTCATTGAAGAGCAGATGGACTTCAATGCCGCCGTCAACGCCGTCATCGACTGGGTGGAGACCCATTCCAGCTGGGACGACACGCTGCTCATCGTCACCTCTGACCACGAAACCGGCGGCATCTGGGGTGAGGGCACGTTCGAGGCCGCCTCTGGCCTGTCCCAGCAGATCACGATGGATCAGGAGATCCTGAACCAGACGCGCTTTGATCCCGAACGCGACCGCTTCGTGGAATTCCGCGCCGTGCAGGACCGCGGCGCCGGCGAAATTCCCGGCCATCAGTTCGCCTCGGGCAATCACACCAATGACCTGGTGCCGCTCTGGGCGCTGGGCGCGGGTTCGCACCTGTTCGGCCAGTTTGAACGCCATGACGCCTTCGCTGAAGCACTCTGGGGCGAGCCCTATGGCTGGGACGGCAATTATGTGGACAACACAGCCGTGTTCCATGTGATGAACGCGGTGCTGGCCAACCAGGCGCGGGCCGCAGCGCAGCAGGCGGCGGAGTAA
- a CDS encoding nitrilase — MTTRRDLVTGAGALALSAAAAASFPGAARGQAADPRYSACALQLVCDAVNQDASVDAARARMMASIARIGGQIAASKGFLRTFNGTELKLVCLPEYFLTGFPLRESREEWKAKAALDIGGAEYEALAALAQRYGVYLGGNAYENDENFPQLYFQTNFLIAPNGETVLRYRRMISLYTPTPYDVWDRYLDIYGYDAVFPVARTDIGVIGSIASEEILYPEIARMQALKGAEIFLHPTSEVGSPQLTVKDLSKRARAIENMAYVVSANSAEITGTPVPSASTDAMSKIVDWNGRVLAEAGPGESLNANAILDLPALRAARNRTGMSNLLTRLPLAAFAPGYEAGGSQEPNAMADGRMLTQGEAIERQRGRIAALRDAGVFEAP, encoded by the coding sequence ATGACGACACGGCGTGATCTGGTCACCGGCGCAGGCGCGCTGGCGCTCTCTGCAGCGGCTGCGGCCTCCTTTCCGGGCGCGGCGCGCGGGCAAGCGGCTGATCCGCGCTATTCGGCCTGCGCGCTGCAGCTGGTGTGCGATGCGGTCAATCAGGATGCCAGCGTGGACGCGGCGCGCGCGCGCATGATGGCCTCGATCGCGCGCATTGGCGGGCAGATCGCGGCGTCCAAGGGCTTCCTGCGCACCTTCAACGGCACAGAGCTGAAACTCGTCTGCCTGCCCGAATACTTTCTCACCGGCTTTCCGCTGCGCGAAAGCCGCGAGGAGTGGAAGGCCAAGGCGGCGCTGGATATCGGCGGGGCGGAGTATGAGGCGCTGGCGGCGTTGGCCCAGCGCTACGGCGTGTATCTCGGCGGCAACGCCTATGAGAATGACGAGAACTTCCCGCAGCTTTATTTCCAGACCAATTTCCTGATCGCGCCCAATGGCGAGACGGTGCTGCGCTACCGGCGCATGATCTCGCTCTACACGCCCACGCCCTACGACGTGTGGGACCGGTATCTTGATATTTATGGGTATGACGCGGTCTTCCCCGTGGCGCGCACGGATATCGGCGTCATCGGCTCCATCGCGTCGGAGGAAATCCTGTATCCGGAAATCGCGCGCATGCAGGCGCTGAAGGGCGCGGAGATTTTCCTCCACCCCACCTCCGAGGTCGGCTCGCCGCAGCTCACCGTCAAGGATCTCTCCAAGCGCGCGCGGGCCATCGAGAACATGGCCTATGTGGTGTCGGCCAACTCCGCCGAGATTACCGGCACGCCGGTGCCGTCCGCCTCCACCGACGCCATGAGCAAGATTGTCGACTGGAATGGCCGCGTGCTGGCTGAAGCCGGTCCGGGCGAGAGCCTCAACGCCAACGCCATCCTGGACTTGCCTGCTCTGCGCGCCGCGCGCAATCGCACCGGCATGAGCAATCTGCTCACCCGCCTGCCGCTGGCCGCCTTCGCGCCGGGTTATGAGGCCGGCGGGTCGCAAGAGCCCAACGCCATGGCGGACGGCCGCATGCTGACCCAGGGCGAGGCCATCGAGCGCCAGCGCGGGCGGATTGCGGCGCTGCGGGATGCGGGCGTCTTCGAGGCGCCGTAG
- a CDS encoding polysaccharide deacetylase family protein: protein MSLDRSYLNYPKRGYGQDMDRYDWALAKDRAPVRLASGAKLAAMIVVACEYHPIDPGKAPVAHPHGMVTPFPDLRHFTSRDYGNRVGVFRILKALRERGLTATFAVSAALLERAAPLIDAIANDGHEIAAAGLHGAAIHHSGDETQAERDKIGQVRVMFEAAGLTPVTWLSPARQQSFNTPDLLTEAGFTRVLDWESDSVPLALRTEQGPLAALPLSNELEDFKLLIERKQDEACWVRQIFEAKDYLKSEHAARGASVLGFQLTPFVAGQPFRITALEALLDGLAGDEAVWCAGADEIAGAFAAAAL from the coding sequence ATGAGCCTCGACAGGTCCTATCTCAATTATCCGAAGCGCGGCTATGGCCAGGACATGGACCGGTATGACTGGGCGCTGGCCAAGGACCGCGCGCCGGTGCGTCTGGCGTCCGGGGCGAAGCTGGCCGCGATGATCGTGGTGGCGTGTGAGTATCACCCGATTGATCCAGGCAAGGCGCCCGTCGCCCATCCCCATGGAATGGTTACGCCTTTTCCCGACTTGCGCCATTTCACCTCGCGTGATTATGGCAACCGGGTTGGGGTGTTCCGCATCCTTAAGGCTTTGCGTGAGCGCGGGCTGACGGCGACGTTCGCGGTGTCGGCGGCGCTTTTGGAGCGGGCGGCGCCGTTGATAGACGCGATTGCAAATGATGGACACGAGATCGCCGCGGCGGGGCTGCACGGGGCGGCTATCCATCATTCAGGTGACGAAACACAGGCTGAGCGGGACAAGATCGGCCAGGTTCGGGTCATGTTTGAGGCCGCAGGGCTCACGCCGGTGACCTGGTTGTCGCCTGCGCGCCAGCAGAGCTTCAACACGCCCGACCTGCTTACCGAGGCCGGTTTCACCCGGGTGCTGGACTGGGAGAGTGACAGCGTTCCACTCGCACTTCGCACCGAACAAGGCCCGCTCGCCGCGCTGCCGCTCTCAAACGAGCTGGAGGATTTCAAGCTTCTGATCGAGCGCAAGCAGGACGAGGCGTGCTGGGTGCGCCAGATTTTCGAAGCGAAGGATTACCTCAAGTCCGAACACGCCGCGCGCGGCGCGTCGGTGCTGGGCTTTCAGCTCACCCCGTTTGTGGCCGGACAGCCGTTCCGGATCACGGCGCTGGAGGCGCTGCTGGACGGGCTCGCCGGGGATGAGGCGGTGTGGTGTGCGGGGGCGGATGAGATTGCCGGCGCGTTCGCCGCGGCGGCCCTATGA
- a CDS encoding PIN domain-containing protein translates to MSRILLDTHFVMFLAGDYPSIRSTEAEALETATLPWLVSAISIWEIRMKWHARNRFGERKGPISPDAVLQTLKADAPRFRLVALRAEQPALPLDPPLAHGDPFDEMLLIQAEAEGAVLLSRDRKLVGHRLVMSL, encoded by the coding sequence GTGAGCCGTATCCTGCTGGACACGCATTTTGTGATGTTCCTCGCAGGCGACTACCCCAGCATTCGTTCCACCGAGGCCGAGGCGCTGGAAACGGCGACGTTGCCCTGGCTGGTCAGCGCGATTTCCATCTGGGAAATCCGGATGAAATGGCATGCGCGAAACCGGTTTGGCGAGCGCAAGGGGCCGATTTCACCCGATGCCGTCTTGCAGACGCTCAAGGCCGATGCGCCCCGTTTCAGGCTCGTGGCGTTGCGGGCCGAACAACCCGCCTTGCCCCTCGACCCGCCGCTGGCTCACGGCGATCCGTTCGACGAGATGCTGCTCATTCAGGCCGAAGCGGAAGGGGCGGTCCTGCTCAGCCGCGACCGCAAACTCGTCGGCCATCGGCTGGTGATGTCGCTCTAG